In the Flavisolibacter tropicus genome, one interval contains:
- a CDS encoding bifunctional YncE family protein/alkaline phosphatase family protein, with the protein MIKRTLVVLIASACSITVIKAQQSPKSLEERLSKVRVRLPNGWHLSPAGRSLPLGDLPLNLALSPSKKWLAVTNNGQSVQSLQLINAKAEKIVDNVVIPKSWYGLKFSSDEKFLYASGGNDNWILQYAIENNRLRLTDSIVLGKKWPVKISPAGIDIDDAAKRMYVVTKENNSLYVIDLRTKAITQQLALGKEAYTCLLSPNKRELYISLWGGDKVLVFDTKENRIISEIAVGDNPNELLLNKKGTFLFVANANDNSVSVIDIKRRVVVEVLNTALYPDAPAGSTTNGLALSQSEKQLYVANADNNCLAIFDVAVPGRSSSKGFIPVGWYPTNIKVVGKKIWVTNGKGFSSFANPNGPNPARPQQNVARHQGDTNAPKAVEYIAGLLKGTLSILDEPDDASLAVYSKAVYKNTPYSKDSELVAQGEAGNPIPMKVGEKSPIKHVFYIIKENRTYDQVLGDMPQGNGDTSLVLFGEHITPNQHKLAREFVLLDNFYVDGEVSADGHNWSTSAHATDFLEKDWPTSYGGRGGSYPGEGKREIANPKKGFIWDYAKRAGVSYRTYGEFADEGKANIPVLEGHFCPYYSGYNLQVRDTTRFNQWQREFDSLVAVGAVPQLNTLRFSNNHTEGLRKGRPTPFAHVADNDWAVGLFMEHLSKSPIWKESVVFIVEDDAQNGPDHVDAHRTTAFVAGPFVKRNFVDHTMYSTSSMLRTIELILGLPPMSQYDAAATPMWRSFTVLTDATSFKSLPANIDLNKRNEVNTASARLSETFDFSKEDRVPDLIFSQVIWKAVKGEESVMPVPRRSAFVKVTKEEDAEDND; encoded by the coding sequence ATGATTAAAAGGACTCTTGTAGTTTTAATTGCTTCCGCTTGTTCAATTACAGTCATCAAAGCGCAGCAGTCGCCTAAAAGTTTAGAGGAGCGCTTGTCAAAGGTTCGTGTCAGGTTGCCAAATGGGTGGCACCTTTCCCCCGCTGGCCGGTCATTGCCGTTAGGAGATCTTCCGCTCAACTTAGCATTGTCTCCTTCTAAAAAATGGCTCGCTGTAACTAATAACGGTCAGAGTGTACAAAGCCTTCAATTAATTAATGCGAAAGCAGAAAAGATTGTAGATAATGTTGTTATACCAAAGTCCTGGTACGGATTGAAATTTAGCTCCGATGAAAAGTTCTTGTATGCATCTGGTGGAAATGATAACTGGATATTACAATACGCCATAGAAAACAATAGGCTTCGTCTGACAGACAGTATTGTCTTGGGCAAGAAATGGCCAGTTAAAATATCACCTGCAGGAATTGATATTGATGATGCGGCAAAACGCATGTATGTAGTGACAAAAGAAAACAATTCTTTGTATGTAATTGACCTGCGTACAAAGGCTATTACACAACAACTGGCTTTAGGAAAAGAAGCTTATACCTGTTTGTTATCACCTAATAAGCGAGAGCTCTACATATCCTTGTGGGGCGGTGATAAAGTGTTGGTGTTTGATACTAAGGAAAATCGCATAATAAGTGAAATAGCAGTAGGAGACAACCCCAATGAGTTGTTATTAAATAAGAAGGGGACTTTCTTGTTTGTTGCCAATGCAAATGATAATAGTGTTTCGGTCATTGATATAAAGAGGCGTGTAGTAGTTGAAGTATTGAATACAGCGTTGTATCCAGATGCTCCGGCAGGGTCTACAACAAATGGGCTAGCACTATCGCAATCTGAAAAGCAGCTGTATGTGGCCAATGCTGATAATAATTGCCTGGCTATTTTTGATGTAGCAGTTCCTGGCCGTAGTTCATCAAAAGGATTTATTCCAGTGGGATGGTATCCGACCAATATTAAAGTGGTTGGGAAAAAAATATGGGTCACTAACGGTAAAGGGTTTTCCTCTTTTGCCAATCCGAATGGGCCCAATCCTGCCCGCCCTCAACAAAATGTAGCGCGCCACCAAGGTGATACCAATGCGCCCAAGGCGGTTGAATACATTGCTGGTTTACTGAAGGGAACCTTGTCGATCCTGGATGAACCAGACGACGCTTCCCTGGCCGTTTACTCCAAAGCTGTATATAAGAATACACCGTACTCGAAAGACAGCGAGTTGGTAGCACAGGGTGAGGCCGGTAATCCAATTCCCATGAAAGTAGGAGAGAAATCGCCCATCAAGCATGTATTTTATATTATCAAGGAAAATCGCACATATGATCAGGTGTTAGGCGATATGCCACAAGGTAATGGTGATACCAGCCTGGTTTTATTTGGTGAGCATATTACACCCAATCAGCATAAACTGGCAAGAGAATTTGTATTGCTGGATAATTTTTATGTAGATGGAGAAGTTAGTGCTGACGGTCATAACTGGAGTACTTCCGCACATGCCACTGACTTCTTAGAGAAGGACTGGCCAACTTCTTATGGCGGAAGGGGTGGAAGTTATCCCGGAGAAGGAAAACGTGAAATTGCTAATCCGAAAAAAGGATTCATTTGGGACTATGCAAAACGCGCTGGTGTCAGCTACCGTACGTATGGTGAATTTGCTGATGAGGGAAAGGCAAACATTCCTGTTCTGGAAGGACATTTTTGCCCTTACTATTCTGGTTACAACTTACAGGTCAGAGATACAACTCGCTTTAACCAATGGCAAAGAGAATTTGACTCATTGGTAGCAGTAGGTGCCGTACCGCAACTCAATACACTACGTTTTAGTAATAACCATACGGAAGGCTTGCGAAAAGGCCGACCTACACCTTTTGCCCATGTGGCTGATAATGATTGGGCGGTTGGTTTGTTTATGGAGCATTTGTCTAAAAGCCCTATCTGGAAAGAGTCAGTTGTCTTTATAGTAGAAGATGATGCGCAAAACGGACCGGATCATGTGGATGCGCACCGGACTACAGCTTTTGTGGCGGGTCCATTTGTAAAAAGAAACTTTGTGGATCACACCATGTATTCCACATCATCCATGTTGCGCACCATTGAATTGATTTTAGGCTTGCCGCCGATGAGTCAGTATGATGCTGCGGCAACACCAATGTGGCGGAGTTTTACAGTACTTACAGATGCAACATCTTTCAAGTCCTTGCCAGCAAACATTGATCTGAATAAAAGAAACGAGGTGAATACGGCTTCGGCTCGGTTAAGTGAAACCTTTGATTTTAGCAAAGAAGACCGGGTGCCTGATTTGATTTTTAGCCAAGTTATTTGGAAGGCTGTTAAAGGGGAAGAAAGTGTAATGCCGGTACCAAGGCGGAGCGCCTTTGTAAAGGTGACCAAGGAGGAAGACGCCGAGGATAACGATTAG
- a CDS encoding GNAT family N-acetyltransferase: protein MKFRNATLDDLESIHQIETVCFPPNEAASFDSFSKRLQVFPNHFWLLEDEGQLIGFINGMVTSNKTIVDEMFANADLHNENGSWQSIFGIAVLPAFRRKGYAEKLINHLIEKSKEQNRTGVTLTCKDYLIPYYKKFGFIDLGISKSVHGGEVWHDMIIKF, encoded by the coding sequence ATGAAATTCAGGAATGCAACACTTGACGATTTAGAATCCATACACCAAATTGAAACGGTTTGTTTCCCGCCAAATGAAGCCGCTTCATTCGATTCTTTTTCAAAAAGACTTCAGGTGTTTCCCAATCATTTTTGGTTGCTGGAAGATGAAGGCCAACTTATCGGGTTTATAAACGGAATGGTAACTAGCAATAAAACCATAGTTGATGAAATGTTTGCGAATGCAGACCTGCATAACGAGAATGGTAGCTGGCAATCGATTTTTGGAATAGCTGTTTTACCGGCATTTAGGAGGAAAGGCTATGCTGAGAAACTGATCAATCATCTTATAGAAAAATCAAAAGAGCAAAACCGCACAGGAGTTACACTAACCTGTAAAGATTACCTAATTCCTTATTACAAGAAATTTGGCTTTATTGATTTAGGAATATCAAAATCGGTGCATGGTGGAGAAGTATGGCATGATATGATTATTAAGTTCTAG
- a CDS encoding PAS domain-containing protein: MDNVRPLAFLGDGGEMGALMRKKDWNTTVVGTPDTWPQSLRTSVNLLLNSQFPMFVWWGKDLTTFYNDSYRIIAGEKHPDLLGKSGRKGWAEIWKDLSPLVDSVFSGKATWSDDQLLYINRHGYIEETYFTFSYSPILDESGSVGGLFCACIETTEKVLASRKVQQSERHLRATILQSPVAMSILKGPSFVVEIANERICELWGHSQEEVLHRPVFDALPEVRHQGLEELLLQVYTTGQAFTASERPVQLLRQGKMETFYLNFVYEPFREADGTISGILAVGTDVTEQVVARRKVEESEATLQQRVAERTADLEEQKTFMANVLESSMDGIYALKAVRNAVGEITDFKYLFVNNHIAQLLNRKVQEVIGSNMLALIPENRSNGFFELFCKLLKTGETFRDETHFVAQNIDNWYRYVIVPIDKDTVVVSTEDITEKKAASIQMEEQRNLLDNILKNSSNGISVSRICRDDNGKVIDAITILANDAAIKYIGLPKEFYLSKRATEIEPHIIDSAYYQMCVKTLQTGEPFMTQYQMESTGRWLELTVSKLDDDHLIHVFTDVTPIKEAQLQLERTVEDLRRSNKNLEEFAYAASHDLKEPTRKIHVFADRLKASLGERLTENEKQYLQRMELASKRMSTLIDDLLTYSEVSQSAILAETVDMNQLMEQVLNDLDLQIEQKKATINVEQLFTITGHRRQLQQAFQNLIGNALKYSRPNVSPVINIQCKQVKGSDAGLQLNGEEQSKNYYQVTVKDNGIGFEQADAERIFNVFTRLHGMAEYKGTGVGLSIVRKVIENHNGFIWAESQPGEGATFKILLPVA; this comes from the coding sequence ATGGACAACGTGCGGCCTTTGGCTTTTTTGGGTGATGGCGGAGAAATGGGTGCCCTGATGCGAAAAAAAGACTGGAACACTACCGTGGTAGGTACCCCAGACACCTGGCCACAAAGTCTACGTACGTCAGTAAATCTGTTATTAAACTCCCAGTTCCCCATGTTTGTTTGGTGGGGAAAGGATCTAACCACTTTTTATAACGATTCCTACCGCATCATTGCCGGTGAAAAACATCCTGACCTATTGGGTAAATCTGGACGTAAAGGCTGGGCTGAAATCTGGAAGGACTTGTCTCCGCTAGTCGATTCAGTGTTTAGTGGTAAAGCTACCTGGTCAGACGATCAATTACTATATATCAACCGCCATGGTTATATTGAAGAAACCTATTTTACCTTTTCTTATAGTCCTATTTTGGATGAGTCTGGTTCAGTTGGCGGCTTGTTTTGTGCCTGTATTGAAACGACTGAAAAAGTACTGGCCTCTCGTAAGGTTCAACAAAGTGAACGCCATTTGCGCGCTACTATTTTGCAATCGCCGGTAGCCATGAGTATTCTAAAAGGGCCTTCTTTTGTAGTAGAAATTGCCAATGAACGCATTTGCGAACTTTGGGGCCACAGTCAGGAAGAGGTGCTGCACAGACCCGTTTTTGATGCGTTGCCTGAAGTTCGCCACCAAGGGCTAGAGGAACTGCTGTTGCAAGTTTATACTACAGGGCAAGCCTTTACTGCCAGCGAACGGCCTGTGCAGCTACTCCGGCAAGGCAAGATGGAAACCTTTTACCTCAATTTTGTTTATGAGCCGTTTAGGGAAGCAGATGGTACTATCTCTGGTATTTTAGCTGTAGGTACTGATGTTACAGAACAGGTAGTGGCCCGCCGAAAAGTAGAAGAAAGCGAAGCTACTCTACAACAACGCGTGGCGGAAAGAACGGCCGATCTGGAAGAGCAGAAAACATTTATGGCTAACGTTCTGGAGTCTTCTATGGACGGGATCTATGCCCTAAAGGCTGTACGGAACGCAGTAGGAGAGATTACCGATTTTAAATACCTGTTTGTTAATAATCACATAGCCCAATTGCTTAATCGAAAAGTGCAGGAGGTAATAGGTTCAAATATGCTTGCTTTGATTCCTGAAAATAGGAGTAATGGCTTTTTTGAATTGTTCTGCAAACTTTTGAAAACAGGTGAAACTTTCCGAGATGAAACCCATTTTGTTGCCCAGAACATAGACAATTGGTACAGGTATGTCATTGTTCCAATTGATAAGGATACTGTAGTGGTTTCTACAGAAGACATTACAGAAAAAAAAGCGGCTTCTATTCAAATGGAAGAGCAGCGGAACCTATTAGATAATATATTGAAAAACTCGTCTAACGGTATTTCTGTAAGTCGTATTTGCCGGGATGATAATGGCAAAGTAATAGACGCCATCACCATTCTGGCCAATGATGCAGCCATCAAATATATTGGGTTGCCAAAAGAGTTTTATTTGTCAAAGCGAGCCACTGAAATAGAGCCCCATATTATTGATTCAGCCTACTACCAGATGTGTGTAAAAACGCTACAAACAGGCGAGCCCTTTATGACCCAATACCAGATGGAGTCTACAGGCAGGTGGTTGGAGCTGACCGTTTCTAAGCTGGATGATGATCACCTGATACATGTTTTTACAGATGTGACACCTATTAAGGAAGCACAATTGCAGTTAGAACGGACAGTGGAAGACCTGCGGCGATCAAACAAAAACCTGGAAGAATTTGCCTATGCCGCATCGCATGACCTGAAAGAACCTACCCGTAAGATCCATGTTTTTGCAGACCGCCTAAAGGCTAGCCTAGGAGAGCGACTGACCGAAAATGAAAAGCAGTATCTCCAGCGTATGGAGTTAGCCTCTAAGCGCATGAGTACACTCATCGATGATCTGTTGACGTATTCAGAGGTTAGTCAAAGCGCTATTTTGGCGGAAACGGTAGATATGAATCAGTTGATGGAACAAGTACTCAATGACCTGGATCTTCAAATTGAACAAAAAAAGGCCACTATCAATGTAGAGCAGCTATTTACCATTACTGGTCATCGACGCCAGTTGCAGCAGGCCTTTCAGAACCTGATCGGCAATGCCTTAAAATATAGCAGGCCCAATGTGTCACCAGTCATAAACATCCAGTGCAAGCAGGTGAAAGGCAGTGATGCCGGTTTGCAACTTAATGGGGAAGAACAATCCAAAAACTACTACCAGGTAACGGTCAAGGATAATGGCATTGGTTTTGAGCAGGCTGATGCCGAGCGTATTTTTAATGTCTTTACTCGCCTGCATGGTATGGCCGAATACAAGGGCACTGGTGTGGGGCTCTCCATCGTACGTAAGGTGATTGAAAACCATAATGGGTTTATATGGGCAGAAAGCCAACCAGGTGAAGGCGCTACTTTTAAGATATTGCTGCCTGTTGCGTAA
- a CDS encoding phosphotransferase enzyme family protein: MSRLSQAVLSQFGLVEETTQIIPFGSGLINHTWKVITPEKDYILQRVNHAVFKDPSAIAYNTKRIANYLKEKHPEYLFVAPVSTKNRNEMEYLDEGYFRMFPFVAGSHSKDVVETPEQAYQAATQFGRFTQLLNGIDISQLKTTIPGFHDLDLRYQQFLTALKNGNSHRIKEAKTLIDFTISNADITSTYKQITTDPAFKQRVTHHDTKISNVLFDAQDHGICVIDLDTVMPGYFISDVGDMMRTYLSPVSEEEKDVDKIEVRDDFYQAIVKGYYEEMKDELTGKEKQHFFYSGKFMIYMQAIRFLTDYLNNDAYYGAKYPEHNLVRARNQMVLLQRLMEKEKTLATYI, from the coding sequence ATGAGTCGTTTGTCACAAGCCGTACTATCCCAATTTGGATTAGTTGAAGAAACAACCCAGATCATTCCCTTTGGGAGCGGCCTTATCAATCATACATGGAAAGTCATTACTCCAGAAAAGGATTATATATTACAGCGAGTCAACCATGCTGTTTTCAAAGACCCTTCGGCTATAGCTTATAATACAAAACGGATTGCCAACTATCTTAAGGAAAAACATCCCGAGTATCTCTTTGTTGCGCCTGTAAGCACAAAAAATCGTAATGAAATGGAATACCTGGATGAAGGCTATTTTCGCATGTTCCCTTTTGTAGCTGGCTCACATTCTAAAGATGTAGTAGAAACTCCAGAACAGGCTTACCAGGCCGCTACGCAGTTTGGTAGGTTTACACAACTTTTGAATGGAATAGATATCAGTCAACTAAAAACCACTATCCCGGGCTTTCATGATCTGGACCTGCGTTACCAGCAGTTTCTAACCGCATTAAAAAACGGGAATTCACATCGCATTAAAGAAGCAAAAACGCTCATTGATTTTACCATTTCAAACGCAGACATTACCAGTACATATAAACAAATAACAACAGACCCAGCGTTCAAACAAAGGGTAACCCATCACGATACCAAGATCAGTAATGTATTGTTTGATGCACAAGATCATGGCATTTGCGTCATAGACCTAGACACAGTAATGCCCGGCTACTTTATCAGTGATGTGGGCGATATGATGCGCACCTATCTTTCACCTGTTAGTGAAGAAGAGAAAGACGTTGACAAAATAGAAGTGCGAGATGATTTCTACCAGGCTATTGTAAAAGGTTATTACGAAGAGATGAAGGATGAACTGACGGGAAAAGAAAAGCAACACTTCTTCTATTCCGGAAAATTCATGATCTACATGCAAGCCATCCGCTTTCTAACGGACTACTTGAATAATGATGCGTATTACGGTGCTAAGTATCCAGAGCACAATCTTGTTCGTGCACGAAATCAAATGGTGTTATTACAAAGACTGATGGAAAAAGAAAAAACGTTAGCGACTTACATTTAA
- a CDS encoding Gfo/Idh/MocA family protein: MNRKEFVKSTSLAAASLMLSPGMNLFAQGAADTKLKIAIIGVGLRGQNHLDLLLNRNDVDVVAICDIDERMLSMAKEAITKSGKKMPEVYTGSTEAWKKLLERKGGLDGVLIATPWEWHKPMIIGSLEAGIKYVATEVILGITLQDHWDVVKAAEKHNAHVMMLENVCYRRDVMAVLNMVRQGLFGELIHLQGGYQHDLREVKFNDGVNPYGHGVEFGEKGFSEARWRTEHSVHRNGDLYPTHGIGPIAQYININRGNRFLTLNSFSTKARGLHNHIVKGGGENHPNARVNFKLGDIVTTQINCAGGETILLQHDTNLPRPYSLGFRVQGTNGIWMDVNKGIYIEGQSAKPHQWDDAKVWLDKYDHPLWAKWSKETAGAGHGGMDFFVIHSFIESIKRKVPTPMDVYDAAAWSAITPLSEKSIELGNETVEFPDFTGGQWMYRKPVFALTNEF; encoded by the coding sequence ATGAATAGAAAAGAATTTGTAAAGTCCACTAGCCTGGCGGCTGCTTCTCTGATGCTTTCCCCTGGCATGAACCTGTTTGCACAGGGTGCTGCTGATACCAAACTGAAAATAGCAATTATCGGAGTGGGCCTAAGAGGGCAAAATCACCTGGATCTTCTTTTAAACAGAAATGATGTTGATGTGGTAGCCATCTGCGATATTGATGAGCGCATGCTTTCGATGGCTAAAGAAGCCATTACAAAGTCAGGTAAAAAAATGCCGGAGGTTTACACCGGCAGTACAGAGGCCTGGAAAAAACTGCTGGAACGCAAAGGTGGACTGGATGGTGTCCTCATTGCTACCCCCTGGGAGTGGCACAAGCCCATGATTATTGGATCCTTAGAGGCCGGAATTAAATATGTAGCTACAGAAGTGATACTGGGCATCACCCTTCAAGATCACTGGGATGTGGTGAAGGCCGCAGAAAAGCACAATGCCCACGTCATGATGCTGGAGAACGTTTGTTATCGCCGCGATGTAATGGCGGTTTTAAATATGGTTCGCCAGGGATTGTTTGGCGAACTCATTCACCTACAGGGTGGCTACCAGCACGACCTGCGCGAGGTGAAGTTCAACGATGGCGTAAATCCATATGGCCATGGTGTGGAGTTTGGTGAAAAAGGGTTTTCGGAAGCCCGTTGGCGAACCGAGCACTCGGTGCACCGCAATGGTGACCTTTACCCCACCCATGGTATCGGCCCTATTGCACAGTATATCAACATCAACCGCGGCAACCGCTTTCTAACCTTAAACTCTTTTAGCACGAAAGCCAGAGGCCTGCATAATCATATTGTTAAAGGCGGCGGTGAAAACCATCCCAATGCCAGGGTCAATTTCAAACTGGGTGATATTGTGACTACCCAAATTAATTGTGCCGGTGGCGAAACGATCCTCCTGCAACACGACACCAACCTTCCCCGCCCCTATTCATTAGGTTTCCGGGTACAGGGTACCAATGGCATATGGATGGATGTAAATAAAGGGATTTACATTGAAGGACAATCCGCCAAACCACACCAGTGGGATGATGCCAAAGTATGGCTGGACAAGTACGACCATCCGCTATGGGCCAAATGGAGCAAAGAAACAGCCGGCGCTGGCCATGGAGGAATGGACTTTTTTGTGATTCATTCGTTTATTGAATCCATCAAACGAAAGGTGCCAACACCCATGGATGTCTACGATGCCGCTGCCTGGAGTGCCATCACCCCATTGAGCGAAAAATCCATTGAACTGGGAAATGAAACCGTGGAATTCCCCGACTTTACCGGCGGCCAGTGGATGTACCGCAAACCAGTATTTGCCCTTACCAATGAGTTTTAA